The window ATGGGGTCCTCCTTACCAGCTGGCCTTGACAACGCCCGGGATCTCACCGGCCAGGGCCATCTGCCGGAAGCAGATGCGGCACAGCCCGAACTTGCGCAGGTAGGCGCGGGCGCGGCCGCACTTGCGGCAGCGCGTGTAGGCGCGCACCTTGAACTTGGGCACGGCCTGCTGCTTCTTGATCAGTGCTTGACGGGCCATGTGGTCCTCACTGGTTTCTCTTGACGAAGGGCATGCCGAGCTCGGCCAGCAGCACCTTGCATTCTTCATCCGTCCCGGCCGTCGTCACGAAGCAGATGTCCATCCCGTGGACGCGCTCGACCTTGTCGTAGTCGATCTCCGGGAAGACGATCTGCTCCTTGATGCCCAGGTTGTAATTGCCGCGTCCGTCGAAGGAGCGGTCACTCAGGCCGCGGAAGTCCCTCATGCGGGGCGTCACGACCGAGATGAAGCGGTCGAGGAACTCCCACATGGCCTCCCGGCGCAGGGTGACGCTGGCGCCCACCGGCATCCCTTCCCGCAGCTTGAAGTTGGAGATGGACTTGCGGGCCTTGTTGACCACGGCCTTGCGGCCGGTGATCAGGCCCAGCTCCTCCACGGCCGACTCCAGGGCCTTGGGCGTGTCCTTGGCGGCGCCCATCCCCACGTTGAGGACGATCTTGCTCAGCTTCGGCACCTGCATCACGCTGGTGTAGCCGAAGCGCTCCATCAGGCCCTTGCGCACTTTGTCCCGGTACGAGGCCTTCAGTCGGGGTTCGTAGCTCATCTCGCTCACACCACCTCGTTGGAAACCTTGGAGACGCGGACGCGGCGGCCGTCGACGACCTTCACGCCCAGGCCC is drawn from bacterium and contains these coding sequences:
- a CDS encoding type Z 30S ribosomal protein S14, which encodes MARQALIKKQQAVPKFKVRAYTRCRKCGRARAYLRKFGLCRICFRQMALAGEIPGVVKASW
- the rplE gene encoding 50S ribosomal protein L5, yielding MSYEPRLKASYRDKVRKGLMERFGYTSVMQVPKLSKIVLNVGMGAAKDTPKALESAVEELGLITGRKAVVNKARKSISNFKLREGMPVGASVTLRREAMWEFLDRFISVVTPRMRDFRGLSDRSFDGRGNYNLGIKEQIVFPEIDYDKVERVHGMDICFVTTAGTDEECKVLLAELGMPFVKRNQ